The Natranaerovirga hydrolytica genome includes the window GTACCCATACGATTTGTCAGTGAAGCCTTAGGAGCAGAAGTGGAATGGAACCAAAACATAACAACCGTGTATATAACAATGGGCGCAACGCCAGCGCCATTACCCCAACCAATCATCAATGAAGATGAGACCGTATATTTTGATGGTATCTCTTTTAACCCATCAAGAGACCTAGATGAATATGGAAGAATGAATGAAGAAAAATCACAAGAATTTTTAATAAAGTTAGCAGAACAAATAAAATTTGTAAAAGAAGATGGAGAATATGTCATAAAAGGAACCTATCCTGAATTGCCACCAGGGTTTGAATTTACTAATGGTATAACAATATATATGGAAAGTGGAAGAAGTTATACGTATAATCCATTAATTAATCCAAGAACACAAAGAATGGATTTTTATATACCAAGAGAAGGTTCATTTACAAAAGTTGTAGATGTTATAGATAATGTTGAAGAGATAGATACATTTTATATAGGATTTGGGGTGCGTAATGTAGAACGAATAAGTGGAAAAGACTCAAATACGGGTACATTAGGGATTTCAGCTGGGAAAGGAAACAGGATATTCTTTGCCCCAATAACAGGAAGCACGATATATTATGAAGAAGGTTTCTTTGATTTTGATGAAATGTTTCAATGGTAATAGAAAGTTACAGATCAGTCAGAAAAAGCCTACTGATCTGTAACTCATTAATTCAACCAAAGATGAGGTAGATATAAATGAAAAAGAAAAAGTATTAAGATTTCAGATGGGTTAATTGGAGCGCAGAATACAATATTCTATGCTGCAAACTTAAAAGATAAATACGAAGAAAAATATGTAGTATATACTAGAATGGAAGCTGTTTTCAAGACAATAAGAGATAAATTTGATAGCGTTGACTTTATGGATGCAGGAGGTAATATTTTAGAAATAGGCTCACAAATAATAGACATCCCAGGAGCAGATGATTTTGGAGCTGTTTCAAGTGTTGCAAATATTATAAAAGAATCAGATCAATTATATAAAACAGCATTAAAAGAAAGAGCAGAAGCAGATTTATTAATAGAAGAAACAGAAGGAATGTCTTATGCGGCGCATTTTGGACTAACTGGGTTATATACCACTTGGCATGGTTCAGGAGATATAGATTTGATAAGAGCAAAACCACAATGGATTGTACAAGGACACCCCTACTTATTAGACACAGATATATATCCAGAAATAGTAACAGAGTATGAAGATTTTTATGACTTAGAATCTCTAGATATGAGTTCAGAGTTAGAAAAAATAAGGGTAGATAATTCTTTTGATTTAAGCCACTCAACCATCTATTTATTAGAAAGATATAATGCAATATACGAACCTGGATATTGATTTGAATGAATTCGTGGAATATTATGACGAAAATTCATTACGAATAGCCCGAGAAAAAAGGATTACCATTGAAGGAGGATATCCAAAGATTACAGAATTAGATTTTTTATATCATCCAGAAAAGGTGCTAAAAGTTTTTGCGTGTATGTACATATGCCACCACAAAGAATATTTAGATATTACAAGTCCAGGAGAAAAAGAAAATGATCCAACGTAAAAAGGAGATAATTAGGAATGATGAAAAAGAAAAATAAGGGAGCAAAGATTATAAGGATTATCGTGATAGTAATGATACTTTTAGGGAGTATAGTTGCTGTCTATAAATATCTACAAAAAGATAAAAAAGTGGAGATGGATTTAATGCCTAATGGTCTTTCTGTCAAAGAAACTATATCTTATCTTCGATTTTATAACTTATCTAGTCATCCATATATAAATTTTGGTACTAATGAATGGACAGAAAAATACTACAATATAGAAAAAGATGGAGTAGACATATATCCAACTTTAAATACACAAACGTTTTTTTCAGTATTAAACTATTCCATATTTGAAGAAGAAGGCTTATATTATGATATATCAGAAAGAATCAGAGAAATTCTAGGAGAATATGGCATTAACAACAAAAATTATATGACCATTCAATGGGTCTTAGATAATCCAAAAATCGCATATGAAATAAGTGATTTAGTAGAGCGCACAAGATATGCAAATTATCCTAAGATAAGCCCAGCACATTATTTCGACATATTTTTTAAAAATAATACAGAAATAACAGATATAGAGATTGATATAATAGCGCTAAATTACTTAAAGGGAACAGATGAAGAAAAAGAACTATTCCTAAACACATTATATCAAACAAAACCGCAAATATCTGGATACAAATGGGGATTAGATAAAGAATTAACAGAAAGATTAATTAAAGCAATAGAAACAAACATAGAGAAAAAAGATGAAGAACTCTATAGAATTATAAAACAGTATAGCGCTCTAGATGAAGAATTACAAGAATTAATTAGTAGTTATAAGAGAGACAAAGAATACCGACTACAAGATTTAGCAGTGATAAAAGCATTAACTAAAATAGGTGATATAACATCAAGTGAAAAAGAGATACCAGGAATAAAGCTAATACGAGGTGAAAATCAAAACATATCGTTAGAATATTTACAAAGAGATGGGTTTAATCAAACAACGGTATTACCAATGTATAAAAGTATAAACATAAACATAGACAAACCAGAGGTAAACGTTTTAAAACTAATAAATACAATAGATAGAAATGTTGAAGTGGATGTAGAAAAACTATTGTCCTCTGGAGAATGGAGAGAACTCATATCAAAACAGAGCTCTGAAATAAAAGTAAGTGA containing:
- a CDS encoding stalk domain-containing protein yields the protein VPIRFVSEALGAEVEWNQNITTVYITMGATPAPLPQPIINEDETVYFDGISFNPSRDLDEYGRMNEEKSQEFLIKLAEQIKFVKEDGEYVIKGTYPELPPGFEFTNGITIYMESGRSYTYNPLINPRTQRMDFYIPREGSFTKVVDVIDNVEEIDTFYIGFGVRNVERISGKDSNTGTLGISAGKGNRIFFAPITGSTIYYEEGFFDFDEMFQW